One window from the genome of Nicotiana tomentosiformis chromosome 5, ASM39032v3, whole genome shotgun sequence encodes:
- the LOC138892960 gene encoding uncharacterized protein: MNKLGYKICEDLLKYDKEYWCRAYFREDSKCDVIENNMCETFNSWIVGPRNKSVITMLEEIRHKIMNRTIEMRKFAETWVTDIAPMARMILEENKALSRRCKVMWNAEHGFEVDEGVYRFIVDFRTITCTCRSWMLRGIPCQHAVCAFYDREMDLDDYVAHSYRKETFLKSYQHFIQPILNMKMWSDSTNPSIEPPEPKSMPGRPKRCRKKAKDEPRKKHGKLSKKGHVPRSATQQSQNMPPPPPRSSQKIPSQQSNPLSICEDTSVVK; this comes from the exons ATGAATAAGCTTGGTTATAAGATATGTGAAGACTTGTTGAAGTATGATAAAGAGTATTGGTGTAGGGCATACTTTAGAGAAGATTCAAAGTGTGATGTCATTGAGAATaacatgtgtgaaacattcaattcTTGGATAGTAGGTCCCAGGAATAAGTCTGTTATAACTATGTTAGAAGAAATTAGACATAAAATCATGAATAGGACCATTGAAATGAGGAAGTTTGCTGAGACTTGGGTTACTGACATTGCACCAATGGCTAGGATGATACTGGAAGAGAACAAAGCCCTTTCTAGGAGGTGTAAGGTTATGTGGAATGCAGAACATGGGTTTGAAGTTGATGAAGGTGTGTACAGATTCATTGTTGATTTTAGGACCATAACATGTACTTGTAGATCATGGATGTTGAGGGGCATTCCATGTCAACATGCAGTATGTGCATTCTATGATAGAGAAATGGACCTAGATGATTATGTTGCCCACTCGTATAGGAAGGAAACTTTCCTTAAATCTTACCAGCATTTCATTCAACCAATTCTCAACATGAAGATGTGGTCGGATTCAACAAATCCATCTATAGAACCTCCGGAACCTAAATCTATGCCAGGTAGACCAAAGAGATGTAGGAAAAAAGCCAAGGATGAACCAAGAAAAAAGCATGGTAAACTATCAAAGAAAGGG CATGTTCCAAGAAGTGCTACTCAACAAAGTCAAAATATGCCACCACCTCCACCAAGATCATCTCAGAAAATACCATCTCAACAAAGCAATCCATTATCTATATGTGAGGATACAAGTGTTGTCAAATGA